The Chloroflexus aggregans DSM 9485 genome segment AGCAGGGTTGGGGAGGACGAGTTTCAAGAGAGGGTTGGGAAACCGGCGCGCGATCGTAATCGCACAAAACGTCTCGACGAGGCCGGGGAGCACGGCATATTCGACCAACTTCCCACTGTCTAATTCATCTTTCACCACAATCGGCGGTATAACGGTTAACCCGCTATGCTCGCGGGCCACAAGACGTATCATCGCCATATCGTCAACTTCGGCCACGATATGCGGTCTGATGTTCCATTGCTCCATCAGGGCGTCGAACCCGGTACGGATCGTTGATTCCGGGGTCGGAACCACCAACGGCTCAGTCTGCAACAGCACATCTAGTGGGGTTTGATAACGATCTGGCCGTGGATGACCGATCAAACCGACCGGCTGGGTATCGATGACATACACAATCCAAGGTGCAGCATGATCGCGGGGTGGCACCACATCCGATAGCACTACGTCGAGATCGTACAACCTGAGACCGTTGAGTAGTTCATCGAGGGTGCCTGAGCGGATGATCACTTTACAACCGACGTCGAGGAGCAGTGGACGCAAAAAGCGCACCTGAAAGTTGCGCGAGAGCGTTGCCAGCGCACCGACACGCAATACCTGCTGCTGGGTTTCATTCAGGCGACCAAATGTACCGAGGAGTTCGTCGCCTTTAGCAAAAATCTCGTCGGCAAAGTTCAGCGCAATGTGGCCCGCTTCGGTCAGGACGAGCCGCCGACCTACCCGCTCGAACAGTGGTTGCCCCAGATAATCTTCGAGCGCGCTGATCTGCATCGAGAGCGCCGATTGAGCGATGTTGTGTTTCTTGGCGGCACGGGTGAGGTTGCCTTCGTGTGCCACAATCCAGAAGTAACGAAGGTGATGATAATTTAACATACACTGTTCCGGTCACGGATCGTACAGCTTATCTCCCCTCAGTATGCCAGATGATCGATACCTCCGCAATGACTGTTCTTACGATTGTTCTTTTAAAACGAACAAATTAAGATAATACATATATTTTACTGATTGATAGCGCTATGCTACTATCCAACTGTCGATTATTGAAATCGAGGTATTGAAATCGAGGAGGTTCGGTAGTATGGATGGTTTGCTGGCGCTTCTCGCGTATCTCGTGCCCCTCTCACCGGTGATGGTAGCGGTGTTGGCGATGTTGAGGCTTTTGCCATCGGTTGAATTGACCTTTCAGCTTGGGCGAGCCGTCAGCGTCGCTTCGTTTGGTTTGATGGTGATATTGGGCGTGGTCGTTGTTCTGCATGGTCCGCTGGTGAGTCCATTGATCGGCATTGGTGAGGTGGGGCTGTCGCTGCGTCTCGATGCGCTCAGTGTGATGATGTCGTTGTTGGTTACGTTCCTCGGTTCAGTGCTGATCCAATTTAGCCGTAATTACCTCGATGGCGATCCACGTCAGCAGCTCTTTTTTATCCGTTTGTACGTGACTATCAGCACCGTGTTGTTGATGGTGCTGGCCGGTAATCTGTGGCAGTTGGTTGTGGCGTGGGTGGCGACTAGTCTTGCGCTGCATACCCTGCTTGTCTTTTACCCGGAACGCGCGCAAGCCATTCGGGCAGCGCGGAAGAAGTTTTTCGTTGCGCGGATCGGTGATGTCTGTCTGATCATCGCGGCTGTGTTGCTGGCGCAGACCTTCGGTACAACCGATCTTGGGATGTTGCGTGAGGCCGCAGTGAACGCGCTGGCTGCCGGTATTGCACCAACCGGTGCGGTCGTTGGGGCGCTGTTGATCGTGGTTGCTGCAACGCTGAAGTCGGCGATGTTCCCGTTCCACGGCTGGTTGCTTGAAGTGATGGAGACACCGACACCGGTGTCGGCGTTGCTGCACGCCGGTTTGCTGAATGCCGGTACTTTTTTGGTCGTGCGGTTTGGTGAACTGGTCTTTTTGAATCCGGCGGCGTTAGTCTTCTTGATTGTCGTGGGTGGTTTGACTTCGATTATTGCTTCCTCAGCGATGATTACCCAGAGCAGTGTTAAAGTGTCGCTGGCCTATTCGAGTGCAGCGCACATGGGTTTTATGCTGATGCTATGCGGTTTTGGTGCGCATACGGTGGCGATTATGCATCTCATTGCCCACTCGTGCTACAAGGCCCATGCCTTCCTTTCGTCGGGTAGTGTAATCGAGTACGTGCGTAATACCGGTGCCCAAAAGCTTAATCAGGTGCCGCATCCGTTTGCTTTGCTGGCGAATATGGCGGTGGCAGTGCTGATGTTTTTAGCTGTGGCAACTGCCATCGGGATCGATATCACCAAGCGCCCGGCTGAGACGGCAATGGTCACGATCTTTATGACTGCCGTGGCTTATCTGTTGGTAAAGGGGACGACCGGCAAAGCTCCGTTGTTTGTAATCAGTCGCACGGTAGGTATGGCCGCGCTCGTGACACTGGCATTTTTTGCGCTCGAGGTGATAGCCGAGGCTTTACTGAGTAGCGCGGTCGCCGTCTATCCGCCACTCGATCCGATCACGTGGGTGGCAGTTGTGATGGCTGTCGGCGCGTTCATTATCGTGATGGTTCTGAGTTCCTACTTGCCTGCGCTTACCCATCGACCGGCGTGGCGCGCGTTCTATGTCCATCTCAAACACGGCTTTTACGCTAACGCGATGTTCGACCGTTTGCTCGATACCTTCCGAATCGCTCGTTAGTCTGCTGTAGGCCAGGATGCCAAATGCCCAACGACGCGGCGCTAACCATTGCACCTTACCGGTTGCTGTGTGCCGATAACGATACGACAACAGGAGAAAGTCACGATGACGATGGTTGAGACTAACATCAAGACAATGTCGGTGTTCGCTAATCCCACTCCGACGCTATCACGCGAAGATATTGCTGACGCAGTACGGCGTGCCGAGCAGCGGATTGCGCCTCTCTGGCCGTTACGCAATTTTGTCGCAGTAAACCCTTACCTCGGTTTGATCGATCACTCATTTGCGCAAGCCGCCCATGTGTTGGCTTGTCGGGCCGGCGCCCGGATGACGTTGCCGCGCTCGTTTTATGCGCAAGCAATCGCATGTGGTCGGATTACCGATGACGATCTCGCTGCCGCTTTGGCGGAGGGCATTCCCTTCCGCAATGCGCCGGAGACGGTTGCCGCTTTAAAGGCGTTTGCCCGCGACAATGCACCAGAGCCGGTAGGCAATGTCCTGCCAACGGTTGCCGATCTGGCGGCAAAGGTGACCGGCAGCAATTGGTCTACAATCGTAACCGACTCCATCTCGAACTGGGCCGGTGCGTACTTCGATCAAGGTCAATCGTACTGGCGCTCACCGTGGGCGAAGCTGCCGGCATACGAGGCGTGGCGGGCCGAAGCAGCGTTTGATCGCACACCTCTGGTGCGTGGTGCGCGCGCTTTTCATCGTGTGTTGCGCGCTATGCCCGGCACCGCAGCCGAGACGATCGCCGTTGCGATAGAACAGTTGCAGGTTCCGGCGACCGGTTTGGAGGCGTATCTCCATCGGTTGTTGCTTTCAATCCACGGCTGGGCCAGCTATGCCCGCTATCTCCGTTGGGAAGCAGAATTGTATGGTGGTCACGATAAGACGCTGACCGATCTGCTGGCCATTCGGCTGGTATGGGAAGTGGCATTGTGGCAGAGTTTTGCCCGCGATGGGGTCGCCGCTGCGTGGGAGCGGTCGATCGATGAGATGCGCCACGGGCAAGACGACGACGAGTATAAGCGTGTGCTAGGTGGTGATCTGTTGCTGCAACGAGCATTTGAGTACGCTTACCGGCGCCAATTGTTTGCGCAACTCGGTGTGGCAGCACCGGGCACGCCCGTAACCCGCAAGCGCGTGCAAGCCGCTTTCTGCATTGATGTGCGCTCTGAGATCTTCCGCCGGGCGCTTGAAACAGTGTCTGGCGAGATCGAGACGATAGGCTTCGCCGGATTTTTCGGTTTTCCAATCGAGTACATTCCATTGGCCGAGGTGGAAGGTGGCGCCCAGTGTCCGGTTTTGCTGACACCACAATTCGTTATTACCGAATCGGTTGACGGTGCTACGCCATCTGAAGTGGAAGCGGCCATCACCAAGCGCGCGATGCGTCAGCGTGTGGCTAAGGCGTGGCGTATGTTCAAATTTGCTCCGGTCTCGTGCTTTGGTTTCGTAGGGCCGGTTGGTTTGGCCTATGTGCGCAAATTGCTGCTCGACACGCTGGGCATAACCCGCCCGGTGCCGCATCCGGCAACCTTCGGTCTTGATGGACAAACGCGCGCACGAGTTAAGCCGAGCCTCGAACCGCGCCCGTTCAATGGACGACTGATCGGCATGTCGCTCCCACAGCGGATCGCTGCCGCAGCCGGCGCGCTTAAGGCGATGTCACTGACCGACAACTTTGCCCGGATCGTACTATTGGCCGGTCACGGCTCGACTACCGTCAATAATCCACACGCGACCGGTCTCGACTGTGGCGCGTGTGGTGGGCACACGGGCGAGGCGAACGTGCGGGTCGCCGTGCAGATTCTCAACGATCCGGCGGTGCGAGCCGGTCTGCGCGAGCACGGAATCGTTATTCCCTCCGACACGGTATTTGTAGCCGGTCTCCATGACACGACGACCGATGATGTGACCATCTTTGACAAGGGTGATATTCCGGCCAGCCATGCCGATGATCTCCAGCGGTTGGAACGTGATCTGGTCGCCGCCGGTCGGTTGGCGCGGGCCGAGCGGGCAGCCCTGCTCAACGTCGACCGCAACACCGATATTGACCGGGCGGTGCGTCGGCGTAGCACCGACTGGTCGCAGGTACGGCCAGAGTGGGGGCTGGCCGGGTGTGCCGCTTTTATTGCTGCACCCCGTGAGCGCACCGCCGGCATCTCGCTCGATGGGCGCGCTTTCCTGCACAATTATAACTGGCGGCAAGACGGCGACTTCAGCGTACTGGAGCTGATCATGACCGCGCCGATGATTGTGGCGAGCTGGATCAATCTGCAATACTTCGGCTCAACGGTGGATAATCGGGTTTTTGGGAGTGGCAACAAGACGCTGCACAACGTGGTCGGGACGCTTGGCGTTCTTGAAGGCAACGGTGGCGATTTGCGGGTTGGGCTACCGTGGCAGTCGGTCCATGACGGTAAGCGGTACGTGCATGAACCGATCCGTCTGCACGTTCTCATCGAAGCACCGATTGAGGCAATGACGGCTATTATCACCAAGCACGAACAGGTACAACAACTGCTTGATAACGATTGGCTCTACCTGTTCGCAATCGGTGAAAACGGTAAGGTTACTCACCGATATACCGGTGGGTTACGGTGGGAAACGTGCGCATAACCACGGATGTCATCTTAGGGCTACGGTCGGGGCGCAGGGACGTGCGCCCCGACCACGTCATGATACCGGCACCTCGTCGGTACGGGGTGGTATCGTAATGACCGGCGCGTTTTCACCCGGCGGCAACAGAGCAATATTCAACACTTCATCGAGAGTCTCAACCGGAATAAACGTCATCTCAGTGCTCACCTTCGGTGGCAGATCATCGAGATCGTGTATATTGCGCTTCGGTAAAATGATCGTGCGAATACCGGCTCGATGCGCACCAAGCGCCTTCTCTTTAATACCACCGATCGGCAACACTCGTCCGCGCAACGAGATTTCACCGGTCATTGCCAGATCATCACGCACCAGGCGACCGGTTGCCGCCGAAGCCAATGCGGTTGCTATCGTAATACCGGCCGAGGGGCCATCTTTCGGTACTGCGCCTGCCGGCACGTGAATATGAATGGCATGGTTCTCGAAAAAGCTCGGCTCAATCCCAAGCGAGCGCGCCCGTGAACGGACATATGTCAGCGCGGCTTCGGCGCTTTCGCGCATCACATCACCGAGCTGGCCGGTGATGATCAACTCCTTCTTTCCTTCGACCGCACTGGCCTCAACAAAGATAATATCACCACCGACCGGCGTCCAGACCAACCCAATCGCGACACCGGGTTGATCGATCCGTTCGCGAGTCTCGTTGGTGAAGCGCGGGCGCCCCAAGGCAGTGCGCACGAAGGCAGCATCAACCACAAACGGCAGGTTGGCCGGGTCAATCTCGCCCTCACTGAGGCGACGGGCCACCTTACGCAACACTGCACCAATCGAGCGTTCGAGGTTACGCACACCGGCTTCGCGCGTATATTCATTAATAATGCAGCGCAATGCCTCTTCGCTTACCGTTGCCTCATCGGGGCGCAGGCCATTGGCACGCAACTGTCGTGGCACCAGATGGCTCAGGGCAATTTGCACCTTCTCATCCTCGATATAGCCGGAGAGTTCGATCACCTCCATCCGATCGCGCAATGCCGGTGGCACCGTATCCCACGTGTTCGCCGTAGCGAGGAACAGCACCCGTGAGAGATCAAAGGGTAGGTTGAGATAGTGATCGGTAAAGGTATGGTTCTGCTCCGGGTCGAGTACTTCGAGCAGCGCGGCTGCCGGGTCGCCACGGTAATCAATGCCGAGTTTATCGATCTCATCGAGCAAGATCACCGGATCGGCCGTACCGGCGCGACGCAGCTCTTGAATAATCCGCCCCGGCTGCGAACCAATATACGTGCGGCGAAAGCCGCGCAATTCGGCCTCATCGCGGACTCCACCCAAGCTCATGCGAACAAAGCTTCGCCCCAAAGCGCGGGCAATACTCTGCCCGAGGCTCGTCTTACCGACACCGGGTGGCCCTACAAACGCGAGTATCGGCTCGCGATTAGCCCGCAGATTCTCTTCGCCCAACAGCGCACGCCGTTGCTTGACCGCCAGATATTCAAGGATCCGCTCTTTGACCTTCTGCAAGCCGTGGTGGTCTTCGTCCAACACCTGCCGCGTATATGCAATATCAATCGGCTGGCCGGTGTACTTATTCCACGGTAGTTCGGCCAACCACTCTAGATAGGTACGCACCATTTGATATTCCGGCGAGCTTGCGTTAATGCGGGCCAATCGGTTCAGCTCGCGGTCAGCCTCTTTACGGGCCACGTCGGGTAAGTTTGCGGCAGCCAGCTTCTGACGCAGGTCGTCAAGCTCAGCAGCTTCGCCACCATCTTCTCCTAGCTCCTTCTGAATAGCTTTCAACTGCTGACGCAGATAAAATTCACGCTGCTGCTTCGCGGCGCTCTCTTGCACTTCTTGGCGGAGGCGCGCTTGCACCTCGAGCAACGCAAACTGCTTGCGGTAAAAATCGCATACCTTACGCAGCCGTTCGACGACATCAAACGTTTCGAGCAAGTCTTGCCGTTCGGCAAAGGTGTAATCGGGCGAATAGCCGGTATTATCGGCCAGATGACCGGGATCGTCGATAGAGCGCACAAAATTGCGAATCTCTTGGGTCACGCCGGGCCGCAATTCGAGCACAGCATCGATGGCAGCGTGCGCTTCTACCATCAACTGTTCGAGTTCAGGAGTTCGTTCAAACACATCAGGCCGGCGCGTAAACGTAAAGCGTAGGAAGGGCGCAGTCTGCGTCGCTTCCCCCAGTTCGGCCCGCACCAACCCACGCACAACCACCCCGGTCGAACCGTTAGGAAGCGTACCAAGTTGCTCGATGCGCGCTACTACGCCTACCCGAAAAAACTGCTCGACAATCGGCGCATCAGCCGGCGGGTCGGGTCGGCGGGCCGCCAACAACACATAACGACCTTCGCGCACGGCGGCCTCGGCGGCTGGCACACCGAGATCGTCGAGCGTCAAACTCACTACAGTATGCGGGAAGACCACTACTCCTTCTAGTGGAATCAGTGGCAGAGTCTCAGGTGTCTCTTCGTTCGGTTGGTCGTGCAGCGTCTCGTCACTCATAGCGCGTCTCCCGATTGGTAAGCGGAACAACAATTCCGCACTATTGGTATTGTGAAACGCGCTCGAAAGCGTGTCAATGGTAGCGGCCAAGTTCTAGTGAAACTCTAACAGTAGAGGCGCAAAAGAAGCAAAGGCGCAGAGATTGTAAACGCAAAGGCGCAAAGGACGCAGAGAGCGCAGCATATGTAAACGCAAAGGCGCAAAGGACGCGAAGGACGCAGAGCGTTTTATAGGGATAACCCCAAGTACGCTCTTGCCCAACCTAAAAACCTTCGCGTCCTTTGCGCTCGTGGCGCCTTTGCGTTGAGCGTCCTCTGCGTCTCGGATCGCTTTGCGCCTTCTACACCAGCATGACCCGCACGCCGGCCTCCTCCATTCGTCGTAGATCGATCTCGGGCAGGTCGGTGTCGGTAATCACCGTTTCGATCGACTCAAACGGCAAGACCTTAATAAACCCGCGTCGTTGCCACTTACTCGAATCGGCTAACAGAATGATCCGACGTGCAGCCCGTGCCAACGCGCGTTTGGTTTGGGCAATCTCGCTGGTCGAGTCGGTCACACCGTAGCTTGCATCGACCGACTCGGCAGCGAGAAACAGTTTCTCGACGACTAAATGACCCAAACTCTGTTCAACCAGTGGGCCTAAGGTGCCAAAGGTGGCGTAATGCACCATCCCACCGAGCATCCAGACCTGCACGTCGTTTAGATGGCGTAACTCAATCACCACATTGAGAGCGTTAGTAACGACCGTCAGCGGAGTACGTTGGCGCAGATGCTTTACCATCTCGACCACTGTCGTCCCAGCGTCGAGCAAGATGGTATCGCCGGGATTGACAAACTGCGCAGCAGCGGCTCCAATGCGTGCTTTCGCTTCGAGGCGAAGACCGGTTCGCTGCTCAAAGGCAATGAGCGCGCTCGTGGTCGGTAGAGCAACGGCACCGCCGTGATCGCGGATCAATACCCCTTCCCGTTCGAGCGCAGCCAGATCATTGCGGATCGTCACCGGTGTAACCCCGAAAAACTCGGCCAATTCGTTCACCCGCACCGAACCACGTTGACGGACAAGCTCGGCAATTCGACTGCGCCGGTCGAGCATCAGTGGGCTGCGGTCGCCGGTTATCGGATCATCGCTGGGCATCTATCTATCTCCACTTGCGATAGGTTTCGTTTCGTTACGTAGCTATTGTACGTTGCCGGTATGCAAGGCGTCAAGGTGCATAAATTATCACTTACAGCAAGTGGTATGGAAGCGCGACACAACTGTTCAGTACGAAAAGAAATTAAACAAAAATATAATCTTGACAAAACGAAATCATATGATAAGATAAGAGCATCAAACGATATTCAACGTCTTATCTACACTGTTTCGTTGTTGAACGTACCGGCAATCTCGCCTCACCGCTGCGCACATGCCGTGGCGAGTTGTCGAAAACCGCACGTCGATGTGGTTTTGGTCTATTCAGCCTTTGCGGGCTGAAGCACAGAGGAGTGCTATATGCTACAGCTCACGGCTGCGAGCGTTCGCCTCGGCGCAAGAGCCGCCTCGAAGGAAGAGGCGATCCGACAAGTCGGGCAGGTGTTAGTCCAAGCCGGCCATATCAAGCCTGCTTATATTGACAGCATGCTAGCTCGCGAGGCCTTGGCCAATACCTTCCTCGGCAACGGGATTGCTATTCCGCACGGTAAACCAGAAGACCGCGATTTGATCCTCGAAACCGGTATTGCAGTGTTGCAAGTTCCAGAGGGCGTACCGTGGAATACCAACGAAACGGCTCGTCTGATTATTGGGATTGCCGCACGGTCTGATGAACATATCGATGTGTTACGCCGTCTCACCCGCGTGCTCGGTGATGCGGCACTCGTCACCCGGCTTTGTCAGACTCGCGATCCAGCCGATATTGTCGAAGTCTTGACCGGCGAACGACCTACATCCATAGCACAACCGGCGACCGATTACGATCATGCCGTACAGGTGGTGATCCACAATCCTACCGGTCTCCACGCTCGCCCGGCCACTGCTTTCGTGGAGACGGCCAAGAAGTTTCAGGCGGCGATCCGAGTGCGCTACGGTGATGCAGTTGCCGACGGTAAGAGCTTGCTTGGTCTGCTGCAATTGGGCGTCACTGCGGGGGCGATGGTGACAATATCGGCCCAAGGGCCAGATGCCGATGCTGCACTCGTGGCATTGCAGGCGCTGGTGGCTGCCGGTATGGGTGAAGAGCCGTCCGAAGCGGTTGCACCGCGTGTACAGGTGGCGCAACGCGATTGGAAGCCGCAGCACGTCGCTGCAACCATCGAGGGTATCCCGGCGGCTGAGGGGTTGGCGGTGGGTCCGATTCGCCATTATCGACGGGTACCGTTGGTAGTTACCGATAAACCCGGTGACCGAATGATCGAGGCGGCTGCGCTCGAACAAGCGCTTGTTGCAGCCCGTAATGAGCTAGCGGTGGTCGCCGATGAAGTGGCACGCCGGTTGGGATCATCGCAGGCAGCCATCTTTCGTGCCCATACCGAGTTGCTTGCCGATCCAGGATTGGTGCGTGAGACGGTGAGTCGGATTTTTGATGGTCATAGCGCGGCGTGGGCATGGCAGCAGACGATTGCGGCCCGAGTGGCCCAGCTCGCCAGGCTCGATGACCCGGTGTTAGCCGGGCGGGCGGTTGATCTGAGTGATGCCGGCCAACGGGTTTTGCGGCATCTGTTGGGTCTCGGTGAGATACCGCATCTTAGTCTGGCCGAGCCGGCGATTATTGTGGCCGATGATCTTACACCCTCTGATACGGCCTCCCTCGATCCCGATAGGGTTTTGGGCTTGTGTACCGCACATGGCGGCCCGACATCGCATACCGCGATCATTGCCCGTTCGCTTGGTCTGCCGGCCATCGTTGCTGCCGGCGAGGCGGTGCTCGATGTGCCTGAAGGTACACCGGCCATTCTCGACGGGTTCAACGGTGCGTTCTATCTACGACCCTCGGCTGCCGATATCGAGACGGCACGTGCATTGCGGGCCGGCCTTGATCAGGCACAAGCTATCGCGTTTGCTGTGCGGCATCAACCGGCCATAACTCGTGACGGTGTCCATATTGAGGTCGCTGCTAACGTGAATCGGGTGGCAGATGCTGCACGTGCTATCCAGAATGGTGCTGATGGGGTTGGCCTGATGCGTACCGAGTTTCTCTTTCTCGAACGCGATAGCGCTCCTGATGAGGATGAGCAATACCAGGCTTATCGAACAATGGTCGAGACCATGGCCGGTCGGACGTTGATTATTCGTACTCTCGACATCGGCGGCGATAAAGAAGTACCGTATCTCAATATTCCACGTGAAGACAACTCATTCCTCGGTATTCGTGGCTTACGGTTGTGTCTGCGTCGCCCAGAACTGTTTGAGCCACAGTTACGGGCGATCTTCCGGGCCGCCAAGCATGGTCCGCTCAAAATCATGTTCCCGATGGTCGCGACCTTGGAAGAGGTGCGACAAGCCAAAGCAATTGCCGAGCGTATCCGTGCTGAACTGAACGCGCCGCCGGTTGAGATCGGGATTATGGTTGAGGTGCCATCGGCGGCGATGCTGGCCGATGTGCTGGCTGCCGAGGTCGATTTCTTCTCAATCGGCACCAACGATCTGACCCAGTATGTGCTGGCGATGGATCGGCTGCATCCCGAATTGGCCCGCCAAGCCGATAGCCTGCATCCAGCGGTGCTGCGCATGATTGCCCGCACTGTCGAAGGGGCGGCGAGCGCCGGACGTTGGGTAGGAGTGTGCGGCGGCATCGCCAGCGATCCGTTCGGCGCAGCGATTTTGGTTGGTTTAGGCGTGCATGAGTTGAGCGTCAGCATTCCCAGTGTCGCGACCATTAAAGCGCATCTGCGCGGCCTCAGCGTCGCCGAGCTGCGCGAGCTGGCGTGGCGGGCGCTGGCGTGTCGCAGTGCAGCGGAGGTGCGTGCGCTATGAAGATTGCTACGATTACGCTCAACCCAGCCATCGATCAGACGGTCTTTGTCGATCATTTTCAGCCGAATACGGTGAACCAGGCGCGGGCGATGCAGCGCGATGCCGGCGGCAAAGGGGTGAATGTGGCGTCGTTTCTGGCCGATTTTGGTCTGAACGTCACTGCTACCGGCTTGCTTGGCGCGGAAAATCCGCACATTTTTGAGCGCCATTTTGCCGCGAAACGGATTGCCGATCGCTTTGTGCGGGTGCCGGGCGCGACTCGCATCGGGGTCAAGATTGTCGATGAGGCTAACCAGCAGACTACCGACATCAATCTGCCCGGTTCGCCGCCGCCTCCCGGCGCGCTCGATGCGCTGCTGGCGGTGATCGATGAGTTAGCAGTCGATCACGAGTGGTTTGTCTTGGCTGGTAAGTTGCCTCCCGGCGTGCCGGTGGAGTTTGTGCCGGAATTGGTGGCGCGTTTGTGCCGATTCCACCGCGCCGTGGCACTCGATGTC includes the following:
- a CDS encoding DeoR/GlpR family DNA-binding transcription regulator, with product MPSDDPITGDRSPLMLDRRSRIAELVRQRGSVRVNELAEFFGVTPVTIRNDLAALEREGVLIRDHGGAVALPTTSALIAFEQRTGLRLEAKARIGAAAAQFVNPGDTILLDAGTTVVEMVKHLRQRTPLTVVTNALNVVIELRHLNDVQVWMLGGMVHYATFGTLGPLVEQSLGHLVVEKLFLAAESVDASYGVTDSTSEIAQTKRALARAARRIILLADSSKWQRRGFIKVLPFESIETVITDTDLPEIDLRRMEEAGVRVMLV
- a CDS encoding proton-conducting transporter transmembrane domain-containing protein — protein: MDGLLALLAYLVPLSPVMVAVLAMLRLLPSVELTFQLGRAVSVASFGLMVILGVVVVLHGPLVSPLIGIGEVGLSLRLDALSVMMSLLVTFLGSVLIQFSRNYLDGDPRQQLFFIRLYVTISTVLLMVLAGNLWQLVVAWVATSLALHTLLVFYPERAQAIRAARKKFFVARIGDVCLIIAAVLLAQTFGTTDLGMLREAAVNALAAGIAPTGAVVGALLIVVAATLKSAMFPFHGWLLEVMETPTPVSALLHAGLLNAGTFLVVRFGELVFLNPAALVFLIVVGGLTSIIASSAMITQSSVKVSLAYSSAAHMGFMLMLCGFGAHTVAIMHLIAHSCYKAHAFLSSGSVIEYVRNTGAQKLNQVPHPFALLANMAVAVLMFLAVATAIGIDITKRPAETAMVTIFMTAVAYLLVKGTTGKAPLFVISRTVGMAALVTLAFFALEVIAEALLSSAVAVYPPLDPITWVAVVMAVGAFIIVMVLSSYLPALTHRPAWRAFYVHLKHGFYANAMFDRLLDTFRIAR
- a CDS encoding LysR family transcriptional regulator, producing MLNYHHLRYFWIVAHEGNLTRAAKKHNIAQSALSMQISALEDYLGQPLFERVGRRLVLTEAGHIALNFADEIFAKGDELLGTFGRLNETQQQVLRVGALATLSRNFQVRFLRPLLLDVGCKVIIRSGTLDELLNGLRLYDLDVVLSDVVPPRDHAAPWIVYVIDTQPVGLIGHPRPDRYQTPLDVLLQTEPLVVPTPESTIRTGFDALMEQWNIRPHIVAEVDDMAMIRLVAREHSGLTVIPPIVVKDELDSGKLVEYAVLPGLVETFCAITIARRFPNPLLKLVLPNPAAPD
- the lon gene encoding endopeptidase La → MSDETLHDQPNEETPETLPLIPLEGVVVFPHTVVSLTLDDLGVPAAEAAVREGRYVLLAARRPDPPADAPIVEQFFRVGVVARIEQLGTLPNGSTGVVVRGLVRAELGEATQTAPFLRFTFTRRPDVFERTPELEQLMVEAHAAIDAVLELRPGVTQEIRNFVRSIDDPGHLADNTGYSPDYTFAERQDLLETFDVVERLRKVCDFYRKQFALLEVQARLRQEVQESAAKQQREFYLRQQLKAIQKELGEDGGEAAELDDLRQKLAAANLPDVARKEADRELNRLARINASSPEYQMVRTYLEWLAELPWNKYTGQPIDIAYTRQVLDEDHHGLQKVKERILEYLAVKQRRALLGEENLRANREPILAFVGPPGVGKTSLGQSIARALGRSFVRMSLGGVRDEAELRGFRRTYIGSQPGRIIQELRRAGTADPVILLDEIDKLGIDYRGDPAAALLEVLDPEQNHTFTDHYLNLPFDLSRVLFLATANTWDTVPPALRDRMEVIELSGYIEDEKVQIALSHLVPRQLRANGLRPDEATVSEEALRCIINEYTREAGVRNLERSIGAVLRKVARRLSEGEIDPANLPFVVDAAFVRTALGRPRFTNETRERIDQPGVAIGLVWTPVGGDIIFVEASAVEGKKELIITGQLGDVMRESAEAALTYVRSRARSLGIEPSFFENHAIHIHVPAGAVPKDGPSAGITIATALASAATGRLVRDDLAMTGEISLRGRVLPIGGIKEKALGAHRAGIRTIILPKRNIHDLDDLPPKVSTEMTFIPVETLDEVLNIALLPPGENAPVITIPPRTDEVPVS
- a CDS encoding YbcC family protein produces the protein MTMVETNIKTMSVFANPTPTLSREDIADAVRRAEQRIAPLWPLRNFVAVNPYLGLIDHSFAQAAHVLACRAGARMTLPRSFYAQAIACGRITDDDLAAALAEGIPFRNAPETVAALKAFARDNAPEPVGNVLPTVADLAAKVTGSNWSTIVTDSISNWAGAYFDQGQSYWRSPWAKLPAYEAWRAEAAFDRTPLVRGARAFHRVLRAMPGTAAETIAVAIEQLQVPATGLEAYLHRLLLSIHGWASYARYLRWEAELYGGHDKTLTDLLAIRLVWEVALWQSFARDGVAAAWERSIDEMRHGQDDDEYKRVLGGDLLLQRAFEYAYRRQLFAQLGVAAPGTPVTRKRVQAAFCIDVRSEIFRRALETVSGEIETIGFAGFFGFPIEYIPLAEVEGGAQCPVLLTPQFVITESVDGATPSEVEAAITKRAMRQRVAKAWRMFKFAPVSCFGFVGPVGLAYVRKLLLDTLGITRPVPHPATFGLDGQTRARVKPSLEPRPFNGRLIGMSLPQRIAAAAGALKAMSLTDNFARIVLLAGHGSTTVNNPHATGLDCGACGGHTGEANVRVAVQILNDPAVRAGLREHGIVIPSDTVFVAGLHDTTTDDVTIFDKGDIPASHADDLQRLERDLVAAGRLARAERAALLNVDRNTDIDRAVRRRSTDWSQVRPEWGLAGCAAFIAAPRERTAGISLDGRAFLHNYNWRQDGDFSVLELIMTAPMIVASWINLQYFGSTVDNRVFGSGNKTLHNVVGTLGVLEGNGGDLRVGLPWQSVHDGKRYVHEPIRLHVLIEAPIEAMTAIITKHEQVQQLLDNDWLYLFAIGENGKVTHRYTGGLRWETCA